A segment of the Lycium barbarum isolate Lr01 chromosome 7, ASM1917538v2, whole genome shotgun sequence genome:
ATCAACATAGAGAGGGAATTGAATTAATGCAAAAAACACCACGGGTATGCATGTTGCCGCATATATTGGAAGTGCCGCATTCTTGAACTTATCACGGAGGACAAAGAAATGGGCAGCACAGAATGAGATCAAGATTGTGGTTATTGATGCAAAAAGCGAAGTTAATCCAAGGAGCAACTTTCTTGGCAAGTCTTTCTCGAATTTATTGTGTTGGCATCGAGATGTGAGGATAGCCAAGGAAAACACCAGGGCCGTGACAGAGAAGCAAAGAGAAACAAGTGATGATATAGAGAACACGTCAAAAGCAGGTCGATTTTCAAAGTGTGGATAGCCACTGTCATCGGGACCGCCTGGGATTTGGGAAGACGTAGCAAATGCAACTGTAGCAATCAGTGCTGCAATGACAGAGAATGATTCGGCGGTTTTGACGAGCCATTCAGTTCCATCTTTGAGTAACGTTGCATGCGTCTCTATGAAGACCTGTCTTGGTGTCTGACCTTTCTTGTTATAACGAACAT
Coding sequences within it:
- the LOC132601949 gene encoding ankyrin repeat-containing protein ITN1-like, encoding MGILEMVKKILKEFPIAIQDTDSEKKNLLLLAVEHRQTEVYNWLIGEKYPEHVFYKVDKEGNNAMHLAAKFQQLDVWRIPGSALQLQGERKWYKYVKQTLPRQSYVRYNKKGQTPRQVFIETHATLLKDGTEWLVKTAESFSVIAALIATVAFATSSQIPGGPDDSGYPHFENRPAFDVFSISSLVSLCFSVTALVFSLAILTSRCQHNKFEKDLPRKLLLGLTSLFASITTILISFCAAHFFVLRDKFKNAALPIYAATCIPVVFFALIQFPLYVDLIRSYIQKRPLRSYKVFYTDSSVADQKKEGKEKED